The uncultured Roseibium sp. DNA segment CGGCCGGTTCGTGGATTTCTTCGTCAACGAACCGGTGTGGCTGAACTCGCTGGAAAACTCTGTCGTGATCGCGCTTTCGGCTGCCACGCTTGCCATCCTGATCACATGGCCGGTTGCCTATGACCAGTGGAAGAAGGACAGCAAGTTTTCCAAGGTCCTGGCGAGCCTCGCCGGGTTGCCGTTCGCGCTGCCGCCGATTGTCTTCGGCGTGGGGCTGAGCTTCCTTTGGACCTTCATTGGTGGGCTCGGGAACATGTTTACCGGGATCCTGAGCCATACCGCGCTTCTGGCGGCCTTGCCCCTGGTGACGATTTCCATAGGCCTCCAGTCGATCGACCGGGCGCATCTCGACGCGGCAGCGACGATGGGCGCCAGCGAGGGAACGATCCTGAGGACGATCATCCTGCCGCAGACTATGTCCTATACGCTGTCCGGCTTCTTCTTCGTAGTGGTTCTCAGCTTCCACGAGTTCATCGTGATGTTTTTCGTGTCCGCGTCGTCCTACGCGACCGTGACACTGCAGATCTTCAATTCGCTGCGCAATGGCTTCACGCCAACCATGGCGGTCGGGGCGATCACGTTCCTGATCGTTTCGCTCATCGTGTTCGGCCTGACAGCCCGCTTCGGAGATTTGCCCCGATTGATGGGCGCCGATCAGGCGCGCAAGGACCCCTGATGCAAAGAAAGGAAATCACATGACCGCTCAACCGCTTCTCGTTGGCAATCCCGTACTTCTGGTGATCGACATCCAGAAGAGCGCCTTTCTTGAAAACTATGACGGCGGCATTCCGAAAATGACCGCCTATACCCAGGCGATGCGCCAGGCGCGTAAAGTTATCGACGCGGCGCGGGCCAACGATGTTCCCGTGATCTTCTTTCAGGAGGCGCACCGGCCGAACATGATCGATTTCGGTCGGGAACTGGACGGGACCGAGGATGTGCATTGCGTCGAAGGGCGCGAGGGGACCGAGATCGCGGACGATATCGTCGGTCTGCGTCCCGACGACTACGTAATCAAGAAACGCCGGTATTCCTGTTTCATCGGGACCGATCTCGATATCCTGCTGCGGGGCCTTCGGGCGGATACGTTGGTCATGGTCGGGGGACTGACGAACGTCTGTGTGCACTACACCTTCGCCGACGGGCATCAGAAGGATTTCTATTGCCGTGTGGTGAAAGATTGCGTCGGGGGCTCGAGTGACGATGCTCATGACGCCGCGCTCAATGCCATGGAATATTTGCAAACCGGTGCCGTACGTATGAGCGACGAGGTAATCTCCGCCTTTTCCAGCCACAAGGCGGTCGCAGCTTGAGTGCGCTGGCCGAACCCCTGATCGGGAACATCACGGACCGGGACGTGATCGGTCTCTGGAAGCGCGCCTATATCAAGGCGCCGGCCGAGAAACCGTCCCATGAGGACCACGAAACCCGGGTCTACTGGTTTCAGGCGCCAGAGCTCTATGCCGATCTGCGGGTGCCTGCGGAATTCGCGTCGGGCTTTGGCGGTGCCGCGCTCAAGGACCTGGACTGCGATACGCTGTTCCGGCTCGGGAAATGCGAAGGCTTCGCCGGCATTTCGACGGTGGAAGACAGTGTCTGCACATGGCGGCGCTTTATCAACCTTCAGGGACCGGAAGACGGAAAGGACATCGGCCGCCTAAGCTACGCGCCCGACGGCATGTACGAACACGGGGTCGAGGCGGATTTCGTCGAACTCTGGCAGAACGATCCGTCACGGTCGTCGGGACTGCGGGCAGAGATCTACTCCGACGGCGATGGACGGGTTGCAATCCTTGTTCATTCGGCGACGCATTTCCTGTTCGCCTGCGACCGACCCGATCGAACCCGCCGTCTGACGACGTTCCAGGTCGAACTGGCCGATGCCCTG contains these protein-coding regions:
- a CDS encoding isochorismatase family cysteine hydrolase: MTAQPLLVGNPVLLVIDIQKSAFLENYDGGIPKMTAYTQAMRQARKVIDAARANDVPVIFFQEAHRPNMIDFGRELDGTEDVHCVEGREGTEIADDIVGLRPDDYVIKKRRYSCFIGTDLDILLRGLRADTLVMVGGLTNVCVHYTFADGHQKDFYCRVVKDCVGGSSDDAHDAALNAMEYLQTGAVRMSDEVISAFSSHKAVAA
- a CDS encoding ABC transporter permease subunit, whose amino-acid sequence is MIKAAFKQGFMVLCAIYVALPIMVVCLSALNGGRSMLFPPENPTLGRFVDFFVNEPVWLNSLENSVVIALSAATLAILITWPVAYDQWKKDSKFSKVLASLAGLPFALPPIVFGVGLSFLWTFIGGLGNMFTGILSHTALLAALPLVTISIGLQSIDRAHLDAAATMGASEGTILRTIILPQTMSYTLSGFFFVVVLSFHEFIVMFFVSASSYATVTLQIFNSLRNGFTPTMAVGAITFLIVSLIVFGLTARFGDLPRLMGADQARKDP